Proteins found in one Bacillus subtilis subsp. subtilis str. 168 genomic segment:
- the nadB gene encoding L-aspartate oxidase (Evidence 1a: Function from experimental evidences in the studied strain; PubMedId: 8444804, 16199587, 18959769; Product type e: enzyme), translating to MSKKTIAVIGSGAAALSLAAAFPPSYEVTVITKKSVKNSNSVYAQGGIAAAYAKDDSIEAHLEDTLYAGCGHNNLAIVADVLHDGKMMVQSLLERGFPFDRNERGGVCLGREGAHSYNRIFHAGGDATGRLLIDYLLKRINSKIKLIENETAADLLIEDGRCIGVMTKDSKGRLKVRHADEVVLAAGGCGNLFLHHTNDLTVTGDGLSLAYRAGAELTDLEFTQFHPTLLVKNGVSYGLVSEAVRGEGGCLVDENGRRIMAERHPLGDLAPRDIVSRVIHEEMAKGNRVYIDFSAISDFETRFPTITAICEKAGIDIHSGKIPVAPGMHFLMGGVSVNRWGETTVPGLYAIGETACSGLHGANRLASNSLLEALVFGKRAAEHIIQKPVYNRQYQSGLETSVFYEVPDIEGHELQSKMTSHMSILREQSSLIELSIWLHTLPFQEVNVKDITIRQMELSHLWQTAKLMTFSALLREESRGAHFRTDFPHAEVSWQGRQIVHTKKGTKIRKNEGIWNNESFTAEKITESLFS from the coding sequence ATGTCTAAAAAGACGATTGCAGTCATCGGTTCAGGGGCGGCGGCACTTTCCTTAGCTGCAGCTTTCCCGCCCTCATACGAAGTGACTGTTATCACAAAAAAAAGCGTCAAAAACAGCAATTCTGTCTATGCACAAGGCGGGATTGCTGCGGCCTATGCAAAAGATGACTCGATTGAAGCCCATCTGGAGGATACGTTATACGCAGGGTGCGGCCATAATAATCTAGCTATTGTAGCAGACGTATTACATGATGGAAAAATGATGGTTCAAAGCCTATTGGAGCGTGGATTTCCATTCGACCGCAATGAACGAGGCGGTGTTTGTCTTGGAAGAGAAGGGGCCCACTCATACAACCGCATATTTCATGCAGGCGGAGACGCAACAGGCAGGCTGCTTATCGATTATTTGCTCAAACGGATCAACAGCAAAATCAAGTTAATCGAGAATGAAACGGCAGCAGATTTGCTTATAGAGGACGGACGATGTATCGGCGTCATGACAAAAGACAGCAAAGGGCGGCTCAAGGTAAGGCACGCAGACGAAGTTGTGCTGGCTGCCGGCGGCTGTGGAAACCTGTTTCTTCACCATACGAATGATCTCACTGTCACAGGTGACGGTCTTTCTCTGGCTTACCGGGCCGGGGCGGAATTAACGGATTTGGAGTTTACTCAGTTTCACCCGACACTGCTTGTGAAAAATGGTGTTTCCTACGGGCTTGTTTCAGAAGCTGTCAGAGGGGAAGGCGGATGTTTAGTAGACGAAAACGGCCGCAGGATTATGGCTGAACGGCATCCTTTAGGTGACCTGGCTCCAAGAGATATTGTCTCACGGGTTATTCACGAAGAAATGGCAAAAGGAAATCGCGTTTATATAGACTTCAGTGCGATTTCTGATTTTGAAACGCGTTTCCCTACCATCACCGCTATTTGTGAAAAAGCAGGGATTGATATCCACAGCGGAAAAATTCCTGTTGCTCCGGGAATGCATTTCTTAATGGGAGGTGTTTCAGTTAATCGCTGGGGAGAAACGACAGTGCCGGGGCTTTATGCGATTGGCGAGACAGCATGCTCCGGTTTACATGGAGCAAACCGGCTTGCAAGCAATTCTTTATTGGAAGCGCTGGTATTTGGAAAAAGGGCAGCAGAGCATATTATCCAAAAACCGGTTTATAACAGGCAATATCAATCAGGGCTAGAAACCAGTGTCTTCTACGAGGTGCCGGATATAGAGGGGCATGAACTGCAAAGCAAAATGACAAGCCACATGTCTATTCTGCGGGAACAAAGCAGTTTGATTGAGCTTAGCATCTGGCTTCATACGCTGCCTTTTCAGGAAGTAAATGTGAAGGATATCACAATTCGGCAGATGGAACTTTCTCATCTATGGCAAACTGCAAAGCTGATGACGTTTTCTGCGCTTTTGCGGGAGGAAAGCAGAGGGGCTCACTTCCGCACCGATTTTCCTCATGCTGAGGTGAGCTGGCAAGGAAGACAAATTGTCCATACAAAAAAAGGAACGAAGATCAGAAAAAACGAGGGGATTTGGAACAATGAATCATTTACAGCTGAAAAAATTACTGAATCACTTTTTTCTTGA